A part of Gossypium hirsutum isolate 1008001.06 chromosome A07, Gossypium_hirsutum_v2.1, whole genome shotgun sequence genomic DNA contains:
- the LOC107934219 gene encoding uncharacterized protein, with amino-acid sequence MKKAKINSVYGGRGRKRCKERVEESGNSSKSTIMTEKGRTNGVRATKALSNIPNSRTIVTRSMAMKIMEQEDEETLYEVQIIEIREEEKNDDNKPMELVQEQEQEQEQEQEQEPQPQPLPPANEVAVVENKGDGVEELTLDDWPITFRFDDEWPWSKVRYDSGWYSCWESMNGDFWTPVRDPSQESVWSGDLWEFKP; translated from the coding sequence ATGAAGAAAGCTAAGATTAACTCCGTGTATGGAGGGAGAGGAAGAAAGAGATGCAAAGAAAGAGTAGAAGAGAGCGGGAACTCATCAAAGAGTACGATCATGACTGAAAAGGGAAGAACAAACGGGGTTAGGGCTACCAAAGCTCTATCAAACATTCCCAATAGCCGAACGATTGTAACAAGGTCGATGGCGATGAAAATAATGGAGCAGGAAGATGAAGAAACGTTGTACGAGGTTCAGATTATTGAGATTAGGGAAGAGGAGAAGAATGATGATAACAAACCTATGGAGCTGGTGCAGGAGCAGGAGCAGGAGCAGGAGCAGGAGCAGGAGCAGGAGCCACAGCCGCAGCCGCTGCCGCCTGCCAACGAGGTGGCTGTGGTGGAGAATAAGGGAGATGGTGTGGAGGAGTTGACCTTGGATGACTGGCCAATTACATTTAGGTTTGACGACGAATGGCCGTGGTCCAAAGTTAGGTATGACTCTGGATGGTATTCCTGTTGGGAGTCCATGAATGGTGATTTTTGGACACCCGTGAGAGATCCCAGCCAGGAGTCTGTTTGGAGTGGTGATCTATGGGAATTTAAACCATGA